A part of Schistosoma mansoni strain Puerto Rico chromosome W, complete genome genomic DNA contains:
- a CDS encoding putative rho gtpase activating protein produces MKIQANSEATKSPDKYQGWLKKLGGKLKIWKERYYVLTDTHLYYYTGTDRKKLLGEFCLDFAQIESDTGDLEYNGDKSCLLLLKINGSSSPQNNSNHNDHSQQQHQNQYQQVILCAPNARERKLWLRAIRKVLYLHYGGVFPYTRSDNEFLPRIVYETVQFIRENGLDAEGIFRKCGKQNSIQSLADLYDLACPGPILIPNEHDIHLVSGLLKYYLRELPEPVIPYKYYDKLKAAGYRIADGRELSDFINLFDNLPSPNYNLLKYLCEFLYEVSEHEKQNRMSIASLASMFAPNFLRQQDEDPYIEMSASQLINHTKDKKYEIVTALRLYSLIVVHSVGNVVLFKKETEYWLK; encoded by the exons ATGAAA ATACAAGCTAATTCAGAGGCCACAAAGTCACCTGACAAGTACCAAGGATGGTTAAAAAAACTTGGTGGAAAACTAAAAATTTGGAAGGAAAGATATTATGTTTTAACAGATACACATCTTTACTATTATACTGGAACTGACAGAAAAAAACTTTTGGGTGAATTTTGCTTAGATTTCGCACAAATAGAATCCGATACTGGTGATTTAGAATATAATGGGGATAAATCATGCTTGTTACTACTTAAAATCA ACGGTTCTTCATCACCTCAAAACAATTCTAATCATAATGAtcattcacaacaacaacaccaaaaTCAATACCAACAGGTTATACTTTGTGCCCCTAATGCACGTGAAAGAAAGTTATGGTTAAGAGCAATACGAAAAGTTCTATACCTACATTATGGTGGTG TATTTCCTTATACAAGAAGTGACAATGAATTTCTACCTCGAATAGTATATGAAACTGTACAATTTATTCGAGAGAATGGATTAGATGCAGAAGGAATTTTCAG aaAATGTGGAAAACAGAATTCAATTCAATCATTAGCTGATTTATATGATTTAGCATGTCCAGGACCAATTCTTATTCCTAATGAACATGATATTCATCTTGTTTCAGgattattaaaatattatttaagaGAATTACCTGAACCAGTTATACCATATAAAtattatgataaattaaaagctGCTGGATATCGTATAGCTGATGGTAGAGAATTATcggattttattaatttatttgacaaTTTACCATCACCTAATTATAATCTACTCAAATATTTATGTGAATTTCTTTATGAG GTATCTGAACATGAAAAACAAAATCGAATGTCTATAGCTAGTTTGGCTAGCATGTTTGCACCAAATTTTTTACGTCAACAAGATGAAGATCCATATATTGAAATGTCAGCATCACAACTCATCAATCATACA AAAGACAAAAAATATGAAATAGTTACCGCTTTGAGACTTTACAGTTTGATAGTTGTACATTCTGTTGGAAATGTTGTACTATTCAAGAAGGAGACGGAGTATTGGTTGAAATAG